Part of the Triticum urartu cultivar G1812 chromosome 2, Tu2.1, whole genome shotgun sequence genome, TAAGAAAGTCTCCCGGGTGGGGAGACGTCTGAGTTGTATTGGTTAGTAGTTAGTGTATAAAAGAAGCCTGTGTCATGTTTCTTTTTTTTTCCTCCTGAAAACACTACATTTTCTATGTTTTATACAGAGATATGATCTTGACCCTGCTGCAAAGGCGGCTGCAGCAAGTGTTTTGGCATCTAAGCTGGGCGCGGATTCTGGATTGAGAGTCTTTTTGGGAGATGAGTTGAACATGGATGGAAGTAAAAGTAATGATCAGCACGGACAGGCTTCTGGTATGAGGCAAAGAAAACCAGCCCACTCAGGCCATGTCTCTGGACCGACCCATGCCTCTGAGCCATCAGACGGCTCGAGTATATATGCTGGTAACGAAAGCCCCACTGCAAATCGGACTGTTGAGCACTTTAGAGGCCATGCTGGCAATGATGGCGGATGGCTCGCACGGGTGGCCGCTCTGCTTGTAGGGGAGGATCCAACACAATGCTTTGCGCTAATATGTGGCAATTGCCATATGCATAACGGTTGGAACTTATAACCGTTTGTCTGTCTGTAGATCATCATGCTGGTCATGTTCTCTCTACTAAACCACCTTTCAATCTTGCAGGTCTTGCGAGGAAAGAGGACTTTGCGTTCGTTACATACTACTGTCCTCACTGCAATGCTCTCAACGGATCGCGGCAACAGGAGGACGGTGAAATGGTGACTCCTACCGATCGCTCCTTTGGTAACAGCATCCAAGCCAGCGCCAGCCTTGCGGACTCAGGCGTCAGCAGTCCTGTTGGGAGGAGCTTGCCGACCGTTGAAGAACTGCCTGCAGAAAGTTCTGGTGCGAGTAACTTAACGATTGCTGAACAGCCTCGAGCAGAGAGTTCTTCTGCCGCAAATAACTTACGACCAACTGTTGAAGTTCAACCCGCCGATCAGCTTGCCAGCTGAGCTTTCTTCTTCTGAAAGGAATGTGTTCGCCAGTTCTTGCTTCCGTGCTAGTTGCATCGTGAGATGGCGTACCAGAGCTTTCAACGCAGATTCTTGTGCCTACCACCACCTATGCATATAGATGCGGATTATTGGTGTGTTGTGCTAGGAATGGATTGTTCCACTTGGTGCTGCTAGGATAGGTGATGGATGCCCATTTGACGGCATCTTGTCCAGCTGCTTGAGTGATGGATTGCTTTGCTTTTTTTGAGTGTATAGTTTTCTTTCTCTTTTGGGAAGGTGAATTCCACACCTTTTGTAATATATTATCAGTCATGCAATGTGTAGTATCAGTTTCTCTATGTAAATGCTGGTTTTGGAATATGCTTTTTTTTACTTGGATGGGTATGGAATATGTTCAATGTTACTACCAAAGTAGGTCTGATAAGTCCCCCGTGTTTGGGTTAGGAGTGCTGTcaatttttgaatttctgcttTGAAATCCCCAGCGTTTGGGTTAGtcaaattttgaatttctgcgtTGGCCAACATCTTGTGTGAATATGTGAAATAGCAGCATTGGGACAGTGTCTTTCAACTAGTTTCCGTGAGATGTGAAACAGCAGTAGCTCTGGGAAGACAACCATCACAAATTCAGCATAGGTTTAACGTTTCTTCACATTTTGTGTAGATAGTACTGCATTGCATAGAGAGCCACTGCCATGGAATAAAAATGATACTTAAGAATTACTAGAACAGAAAATAGTGCAACTCTTGTCAATAGTTTGATAATTCAGTCACATCACTCCTACATTTTCTTTTCTCATCCTTTTCTCTTTAGCTGTTGAAGAAAACAGGCAATGACCCAAATAGCTAGAAGCCTAAACTAGACGAGGGAATTTATGCAAAACTAGGATACCCCTTGAAAAGGAACGCCCCTCGCTGCTTTGCTTTCACCAACACGGCACAGCGTGTATCAGGGCAAGGCTCATTACTGTACAGGGTACAATCTGGAACAAGTAAAAATGCAAACGCACGGTAGCCCTTTCGAAAAATGTATTCACGACCAATTGGGGAAAACAAAACACGGAATGCCTCCGGCCATCCAATATTTACAGTCACTTCGCTGTAGTCCCGAATCAAGTATCTGGTTGGTGGTGGTGTGGTTGATGGGAGGAAGGGCAGTAACCCCCGCTCGCATACCCTGCAGAACTGCAGAATCCGCTCCTTCCAAACACGCTTTCCCGAGCTTCAGCTGGAAGGGTAGGGAATGATCTCAAGGATGTACGGCAACTATTCCTGGCGCTCGGTCAGTATAACAGCCTGTAGGGATTCCTAGCAGCACCGGTGGGGATCCGAGGGAAAGAAGCTGAAGCCGTCTATCTGTCCCTTCTTCTTTCGGCGCATGCCACACATTAGCTTCGAGGCTCTTCCTTCATATGTGAGGTGTGTGCTGCGCTGTAAGATTGGACCTTCAGGATAGAAAAACAACGCCAATTGCTTAGTTGAGACATCGTTGTTACTTGTTACCACTTGAGTGCATACATATTTTTAGCACCAGAGCACAAGGAAAAGTGTTGTGCATATGGCGAACCTCGACAACGATTGCTAGGCCGTGTGTTCTTACCATTCTGTCAACTTGAAGAAGTGAATTAAGCTTGTCTTCATGTGCTAATTCTTGCAGAGGAGGCATCTGACCCATGATGCCAGGCGTCTCGCTCATTCTGCAACAACAATACGGAATAAATGTTAAACAGAGGAATAAGCATAAGCTAGTTACTCGGCATTGGCACATTAAACATGATTTATGAGTTAATATGTAAATTTTGTAAACTACCACGTTTGAAATGATTACATCCTGCTCTAGAACATTATACGAGATCATTAGATTAGGAAAAGGTAGATCTCAGGACAGCAACTGATTTGTTTAATAAACTTAAAGACTCCAATGGCCACCACTACTTATTTCACGATGCCACAGCAGGTCCTTTGGCCACTCAGTGAGTGATATGATACATTCATATTTATAGAAGAACGAAATGACATTGAACATGTTGAAGTGAAGCAGATGATATTTAGTGATATTTGTCCTTACCTAAGAATATGTTGCAAACGATACTGGTGAAAGGCCAATGAGCAATATATGGAGAATGGCACATATTACAGAGCTTTACCTGCTTAAAATTGTTTTGATGTTGCTATTTGTCCGAAGAAAGAGATCCATGTTCTCCCCCGTCTGCAAATAAATCAGAACTTCAGGCATGAAATAAGTAACATAATGTGCCCCCGTCACGCTCATTGTGTTCTTTTAAGTTGTGAAGGCTGGCAATGAGAGCGACAAGTTCCAACATACAATAAATGTTAGCCCGTATTAGTACTTAGTGGCAGATGACATTTTCCACATTCTCTCCTCTATTATTGATGTTTTTGATGTGGTACACCCATCCCAACCTTTGAAGGCACAACCACAGCCACATCATATTTCTTCACTGAACACAAAAGTTATCTAAGAAAAAGGAAACTCAACATTGACAGTGCACCCAAAACAAAGGGCACTTCTGTAGCATATGTTGATGATGCATGCAATTTAAATATGTTATTCGGCACCAATCAGGTATACATATTGTGCTACTGCCAAATATGCTTATATAAATATTGTGATTCAGTTTTTCTGAAGATCCTAAGAGTAGTGCACTAACTACTATACCAGCAATATGACCATGTCCATTTTTTGGTGAAAGAACTAGTTGTGAAAACAAATAGCCATGGGAATTTCAGTGTAAGATGTAAAACCAATAGGCGGGCACCATGTGCTCCCTGACTGACACTTGGGGTACTATAAAATGAAGTTTAAGAGCATGAAATGGGAGGTATAAAACATACCTTGAATGTTTCAATATTTGCAGCAATCTGGCTAAGCAATTGATTGTTTTCCTCCAGGAGCTGCTGGGTTGCACTGTCCACAACAGGAGCTGCTTCAGAACGGAACAGAATGAGAATCTTTAGAAGAAATCAGGATAACAACTGAGATTGATGGTGAATTTCTATGTTACTATTATATAACTGCTTTACAATGAATATAAATGAGTTCCCTCAGATGAAAAAGGATCATAATAGTTAAACACAACAAATTAAAGGAGAAGACATTTTATTAGATATCTCCAAAGGGCTGTGCTGAATCACAATCAAGTAAAAACACAATAACAAAAAATAATATAGAAAATAGTCTAATTTACATATCTCCAAGTGGTGTAAATTGTTAGATTGCTTTTTATCATAGTGTTTGTTTGTCCATCCATGGCAGTGGTATGGAGGACATGTGGCATTCACATCACCATGAACCATTTGAGAAACCACCTAAAGTGAAAAGTGGCCTATTTCAATAGTTTTAGAGTTCAAGGTTGCAAATTAAACTTTTGGCTAAGTTTAGAGTTGAGAAGTAGACTTTTGTTGAGAATGTAAGCAGGTGTGTGCAACGTGGTGAAATCTTTGCCTCCTACAAGGATAATAAGTATTCCATCCCTATAATTTAACACAACTACATGAGCATGACAAACCTTCAGGACATCTCTCATAGAAAAAAGGGATCCATACtcccatgttaaaaatgtttggCTCAAAAATATTGCTACTGGCTTGTCTTCTGTGCTGCTTTTTTTTCAGTTCTATATTGGGATCTAGGAAATGCAGTCTAAATATAGAGACGCACCAAGTGAAGGCATCGCAAGGTTGCTTCCAGATGATGTTTGTACTAAGTACTAACTACAAAGTCAACAAGCATAACATCAAGAAATTAAGCAAATAAAGTGTGTTTCGAATTTTAGGAGATCATCAATTTCCAATCAGATCATAACAAGAGTATCTgaagagaatgatgaacaattcACAAAAAATGTTGTAACTCCACAAAATTGATGTTTGAACCATGTAGCCCAGGAAAATTTCAGAGATACAGTGAGGCTAGCTGGTTTGTCACAGTTGACACCATTCAAAATCTAATGATATTGCTATTTAACAATTCTGGACCACTGATTCAAACCTTAAATAATCAGACAAAGTTAGGATGGTACTGAGAAATACCAAACAATAGCAATAGAACAGATAGAAGTTAGAGATATGAGCTAACCTTCCTTGGGAACTTGACACTGCTGGTTTGGATTTTCCATCGATATTGAGAAAGGGGTTAAGTTGTTGGTAGGCGCCATGTGAAAATTAGACATCGGGGCAGATGCAAACATTTTGTCCTGCATTGGCTGTCAAAAGACCTTATCAGAAAGTACATGATTGGCACTAGGAAAAGCAATAAGAGAACACCACAAGACAAAAGCTGTACCAACCAGGAGAGATAGTGATGTAAATGATTGAGAACCATAAACAGAAAAGTACCTTCATATCTCTCATCTTTTTCCCTGTAAAAAAACCTTCTGGTTTCTTCCTTCTATCTTTACCCTGTAATAACAAACGCATGTCATCAGAACATACTGGTTTGTGTGCATGTGCTGTTATACTGATATACATCAGACAGAAACCACGGCATGCAGTTGAAAAGGAAGAGTCCAAAATGCCAAGCATCACGATACTATATCTAGGGGAATCACAATGAACACTAGCTTCTCACAGAAAGAAGAGACGTGAATTTTTGTCCAGAACAAGCCATTATTACTTCATTACGCCCTTAACTGGCTGTGTGCATCCTATGGACCCAGAGGCCGAGGGAGGGGCTCTTCCACTATATAAAATACACCCCTATAAACTTCATCCAGGTGTTGGTAACTCACCATCTATTAGAACATCTAAAAGTAACATATCCTTCAAGTTACCTATTCGCAGGAGATGTATTTACAGGTACAGAATATCAAGACACTGGCTTGGGTAAGGATTCATAAAAACACCTACGAAAAAGGCTTAAACTCCTCTCTGGAAGGCAAAAAGAATAGTAGAGCTAGAGGTTAGCAGGTTTGTCCAATTTTAGTACACGTCTAAATAGATTATTAAGAAAATCAAGATTGACGTTCTCACACTAAGTACAGAACAAGACCAGTAAGAACACACATTAATACAAGAACAGAACATGTACGGAGAAGAGATACTTAGACATTTGTAAGAAACTTACTGCAGCCCACCAGCATCGCAATGCAACATCCCTGATGGTTCTGTTGGGCAGCATAGCCGCTATCTTGATGTACCTCATGATATTAGGTTCACGAGCATATCTGCAATTGCCAGTGAAGAAAGAATTAGAACCTCAAAGGAAATGAATTGTTTCTTAGAAGCAATTCTCAAGCCAGATGGTGACATTTgacatggttctctttctttctAGGATTCCTTTGACACAAATTCATCAGCTAGAATTTGATGAGCTCATCGGCACAATCATAGAGCACTCAAGTGCGGCTGTTAATGCTTATGGCCGAAAGAAACCAAGTGCAGTTCCACAGTAGGCCAAATAACGACGAAAGTGACCCTATAGCAGATGCGCTCGGTAGTGCTGCTAGAAACTGAAAAGGTAAAAAGGTTCACTTGCACAAATCCTGCTTTAGACTTCCTGACTGATGCTCCATTAACTTAAGCACACCACATGGGGTGGAAAAGAAGCTTGCCGCATGACCAAATTGGCAAACTCCATCAGCGAAAAGCTATACGGCAGTACCGGCAACAGGAATTCAGCAAGAGGAGGGGCGGCGAATCTACCTGGTGAGCCCTTCGTTGAGTATATTCAGCTCGCGGTCACTCCACTCGGAAGGCGAGCCGGTGACGAACTTGTACTTGGACGCGGTGGTGCCGCCGGCGCCACGGGACGCGCCCCCCGGCGAGCTCCTTGACTGGACAACCACCGGCACGTTGCCGAACACACCGccgttgttgttgctgttgctgctgctgtggTTGTTTGGAGAAGAGTGGTACAGGCCTGCGGTGCTGCTCGGCCCGCCGCTCATGCTCACGAGCCCCATCCCGGCGCCACCCATGGTGACGTCGCTGCTGGACGACTGGAAGGAGAgcatgttgttgttgttgtggtggtggtggtggtgatggtggttgtagaccgaggcggcggcggtgatcCCCTGGTGGAACCCCATGCTGGAGTCAGCGGCCATGGCGCCGGGGGGAGCCAGCTGGAACCCCCGATCTAGGCGCCCACGGACGCGCCGCGAATCCTCCTGCCGCCCAATTCGGACCGACCTGCACGAAATTGAGCTGGAAGAGATCAGTCGCCACTAATTCAACGGAACAAGCAATCCGGTCAGAGATTTCGCTCCTCCCCGGAAGAGAAATCGAGGCGCGCGGCACCAGAGCTTGGCTCGCATTCCCGGCCCCCGAGGAGGTGATAGGATCTCCAGCGGAGGCCGAGGAAGCCCACGGAGGCGCCGGCCAGCCGCGAGAGCGAggcccccacccccaccccactAGCGAGGCACGACCCGGCCAGCCCAACCACCcgcacaacaacaacaacagcagcaaccGACCAACCAACCAACCAACCAGCAACAAACCACGCCGAAATCGGCCCGAACCCCACGGCCAACAGATTCAATCAACGGAACCCGGCGACTCACCTGCCTCCGGCGGCCGTCGTccacggcgcggcggcgggcCACGGCCCCCCGATGCAATGGCGCGAGGCCCTCCGCAAACCCGCACCGCCGCGCGGCCCGGCGCAACGACCCCCGCGAATCCCGCCGCGGCCGCCCCCGCCCCCCAAATCCGCGCCGCAGCAGCCCAAttcgaacccccccccccccccccccccccccccccccccaactcCGCCCTCACCAACCCGCGGGCCGCGACGACCGATCCCGAacctcgcgccgccgccgacgcACGCGCCGCGGATCGGACCGGATCAACCCTGCGGAATCCCTCTGGGTTTGGGTTCGGGTTTGGGTTTGATCCAGGAGGGCAGGCGAATCCCGTGGTGCTCTGCTGGTTTTTCTCCTCCTCCCGCAGCCGCCCTGGGTTCGTTCTTAAACAGAGTACTCTATACCACCAGCGCTAGCCTATCACGCCCATGCCCCCGCGTGGTTCCGCCGGGCGCAATGACCCTCCTGCCCCCCGCCTCGTTCGGGGCCGCGCCACTCGGCTTGGCGGGCAAAGTGTCGCCCTACGAAACGCTTCCGGGGGCGCGATGCCGTCGGTCAAGCGGACGGCCGGGATGAGGTGGAGGATCGGATCGGGCGGTGGTGGTGGGATGGAACCGGGCTGGATGGGCCGCCTATC contains:
- the LOC125540269 gene encoding uncharacterized protein LOC125540269 isoform X1; the encoded protein is MRAKLWSVRIGRQEDSRRVRGRLDRGFQLAPPGAMAADSSMGFHQGITAAASVYNHHHHHHHHNNNNMLSFQSSSSDVTMGGAGMGLVSMSGGPSSTAGLYHSSPNNHSSSNSNNNGGVFGNVPVVVQSRSSPGGASRGAGGTTASKYKFVTGSPSEWSDRELNILNEGLTRYAREPNIMRYIKIAAMLPNRTIRDVALRCWWAAGKDRRKKPEGFFTGKKMRDMKPMQDKMFASAPMSNFHMAPTNNLTPFSISMENPNQQCQVPKEAAPVVDSATQQLLEENNQLLSQIAANIETFKTGENMDLFLRTNSNIKTILSRMSETPGIMGQMPPLQELAHEDKLNSLLQVDRMVQSYSAAHTSHMKEEPRS
- the LOC125540269 gene encoding uncharacterized protein LOC125540269 isoform X4 — protein: MRAKLWSVRIGRQEDSRRVRGRLDRGFQLAPPGAMAADSSMGFHQGITAAASVYNHHHHHHHHNNNNMLSFQSSSSDVTMGGAGMGLVSMSGGPSSTAGLYHSSPNNHSSSNSNNNGGVFGNVPVVVQSRSSPGGASRGAGGTTASKYKFVTGSPSEWSDRELNILNEGLTRYAREPNIMRYIKIAAMLPNRTIRDVALRCWWAAGKDRRKKPEGFFTGKKMRDMKDKMFASAPMSNFHMAPTNNLTPFSISMENPNQQCQVPKEAPVVDSATQQLLEENNQLLSQIAANIETFKTGENMDLFLRTNSNIKTILSRMSETPGIMGQMPPLQELAHEDKLNSLLQVDRMVQSYSAAHTSHMKEEPRS
- the LOC125540269 gene encoding uncharacterized protein LOC125540269 isoform X5, which codes for MAADSSMGFHQGITAAASVYNHHHHHHHHNNNNMLSFQSSSSDVTMGGAGMGLVSMSGGPSSTAGLYHSSPNNHSSSNSNNNGGVFGNVPVVVQSRSSPGGASRGAGGTTASKYKFVTGSPSEWSDRELNILNEGLTRYAREPNIMRYIKIAAMLPNRTIRDVALRCWWAAGKDRRKKPEGFFTGKKMRDMKPMQDKMFASAPMSNFHMAPTNNLTPFSISMENPNQQCQVPKEAAPVVDSATQQLLEENNQLLSQIAANIETFKTGENMDLFLRTNSNIKTILSRMSETPGIMGQMPPLQELAHEDKLNSLLQVDRMVQSYSAAHTSHMKEEPRS
- the LOC125540269 gene encoding uncharacterized protein LOC125540269 isoform X2, translating into MRAKLWSVRIGRQEDSRRVRGRLDRGFQLAPPGAMAADSSMGFHQGITAAASVYNHHHHHHHHNNNNMLSFQSSSSDVTMGGAGMGLVSMSGGPSSTAGLYHSSPNNHSSSNSNNNGGVFGNVPVVVQSRSSPGGASRGAGGTTASKYKFVTGSPSEWSDRELNILNEGLTRYAREPNIMRYIKIAAMLPNRTIRDVALRCWWAAGKDRRKKPEGFFTGKKMRDMKPMQDKMFASAPMSNFHMAPTNNLTPFSISMENPNQQCQVPKEAPVVDSATQQLLEENNQLLSQIAANIETFKTGENMDLFLRTNSNIKTILSRMSETPGIMGQMPPLQELAHEDKLNSLLQVDRMVQSYSAAHTSHMKEEPRS
- the LOC125540269 gene encoding uncharacterized protein LOC125540269 isoform X3; this encodes MRAKLWSVRIGRQEDSRRVRGRLDRGFQLAPPGAMAADSSMGFHQGITAAASVYNHHHHHHHHNNNNMLSFQSSSSDVTMGGAGMGLVSMSGGPSSTAGLYHSSPNNHSSSNSNNNGGVFGNVPVVVQSRSSPGGASRGAGGTTASKYKFVTGSPSEWSDRELNILNEGLTRYAREPNIMRYIKIAAMLPNRTIRDVALRCWWAAGKDRRKKPEGFFTGKKMRDMKDKMFASAPMSNFHMAPTNNLTPFSISMENPNQQCQVPKEAAPVVDSATQQLLEENNQLLSQIAANIETFKTGENMDLFLRTNSNIKTILSRMSETPGIMGQMPPLQELAHEDKLNSLLQVDRMVQSYSAAHTSHMKEEPRS
- the LOC125540268 gene encoding uncharacterized protein At2g24330-like; this translates as MADGDSAAAYASPRSPLPPETPSTQKRTQRGLVSRVWKGIFGRREDVEKLLQALSKEEEALRSRLHRRARASRSSAHNVLALASALEIAAVGYAIMTTRSPDIPWQMRAARVLPMFLVPALAALIYSAITSITKILDNRDQHTLEKLRAERQAKIDELKERTNYYTTQQLIQRYDLDPAAKAAAASVLASKLGADSGLRVFLGDELNMDGSKSNDQHGQASGMRQRKPAHSGHVSGPTHASEPSDGSSIYAGNESPTANRTVEHFRGHAGNDGGWLARVAALLVGEDPTQCFALICGNCHMHNGLARKEDFAFVTYYCPHCNALNGSRQQEDGEMVTPTDRSFGNSIQASASLADSGVSSPVGRSLPTVEELPAESSGASNLTIAEQPRAESSSAANNLRPTVEVQPADQLAS